From Zerene cesonia ecotype Mississippi chromosome 13, Zerene_cesonia_1.1, whole genome shotgun sequence, the proteins below share one genomic window:
- the LOC119831532 gene encoding uncharacterized protein LOC119831532 isoform X1 — MYIVLIFLSLLVKDSLLLKVVRVTVPSYRVRGQQAQLECNFELGEDKLYSVKWYRDNEEFYRYMPKFDPPKLAYKVEGIKVDLSKSDMKKVLLHQVTLKTSGIYRCEVSAEAPSFASAADEGRMEVIYLPREGPRITGNELENRRGDSLFLNCTSGRSYPAAVLSWDIDGEKVTDPELLVHYPPIQHAHGLLSTALGLRVPTGRTMQVRCLARVAPGWREGSEAVIGNSQLADSKEAMLLVRSSGEASTLSIMLLTLTLLPILRSLIQSET; from the exons ATGTAtatcgttttaatatttctgaGCTTACTTGTTAAAG ATTCGCTACTTCTGAAAGTGGTACGGGTTACTGTCCCTTCGTATCGCGTGAGGGGCCAACAGGCTCAGCTGGAGTGTAATTTCGAGTTAGGCGAAGACAAATTGTATTCAGTCAAATGGTACAGGGACAATGAAGAGTTCTACAGGTATATGCCGAAGTTTGATCCGCCCAAACTCGCTTATAAAGTCGAGGGGATTAAGGTTGAT CTATCAAAATCAGACATGAAAAAGGTGTTGCTCCACCAAGTGACGCTCAAAACATCAGGCATCTACAGATGTGAAGTCTCAGCGGAAGCGCCTAGTTTCGCGTCTGCGGCCGACGAGGGCAGAATGGAAGTTATTT ATCTACCACGAGAGGGTCCAAGAATAACTGGCAATGAATTAGAAAATAGAAGAGGCGACTCATTATTTCTAAACTGCACCTCGGGACGATCGTACCCCGCAGCGGTATTGAGCTGGGACATAGATGGTGAGAAG gtAACAGACCCAGAGTTACTAGTTCACTACCCCCCAATACAACACGCCCACGGGCTGTTGTCAACGGCGCTGGGTCTGCGCGTGCCAACCGGGAGGACCATGCAAGTGCGGTGCTTAGCCCGCGTCGCGCCCGGCTGGAGGGAGGGCAGCGAGGCCGTGATCGGCAATAGCCAGCTCGCTGATAGTAAAGAAGCAATGTTATTAG TACGAAGTTCGGGCGAGGCATCCACGTTGAGTATAATGCTGTTAACACTTACCCTCCTTCCAATCCTCCGTTCCCTAATACAATCAGAGACGTGA
- the LOC119831532 gene encoding uncharacterized protein LOC119831532 isoform X2, translating to MYIVLIFLSLLVKDSLLLKVVRVTVPSYRVRGQQAQLECNFELGEDKLYSVKWYRDNEEFYRYMPKFDPPKLAYKVEGIKVDLSKSDMKKVLLHQVTLKTSGIYRCEVSAEAPSFASAADEGRMEVIYLPREGPRITGNELENRRGDSLFLNCTSGRSYPAAVLSWDIDGNRPRVTSSLPPNTTRPRAVVNGAGSARANREDHASAVLSPRRARLEGGQRGRDRQ from the exons ATGTAtatcgttttaatatttctgaGCTTACTTGTTAAAG ATTCGCTACTTCTGAAAGTGGTACGGGTTACTGTCCCTTCGTATCGCGTGAGGGGCCAACAGGCTCAGCTGGAGTGTAATTTCGAGTTAGGCGAAGACAAATTGTATTCAGTCAAATGGTACAGGGACAATGAAGAGTTCTACAGGTATATGCCGAAGTTTGATCCGCCCAAACTCGCTTATAAAGTCGAGGGGATTAAGGTTGAT CTATCAAAATCAGACATGAAAAAGGTGTTGCTCCACCAAGTGACGCTCAAAACATCAGGCATCTACAGATGTGAAGTCTCAGCGGAAGCGCCTAGTTTCGCGTCTGCGGCCGACGAGGGCAGAATGGAAGTTATTT ATCTACCACGAGAGGGTCCAAGAATAACTGGCAATGAATTAGAAAATAGAAGAGGCGACTCATTATTTCTAAACTGCACCTCGGGACGATCGTACCCCGCAGCGGTATTGAGCTGGGACATAGATG gtAACAGACCCAGAGTTACTAGTTCACTACCCCCCAATACAACACGCCCACGGGCTGTTGTCAACGGCGCTGGGTCTGCGCGTGCCAACCGGGAGGACCATGCAAGTGCGGTGCTTAGCCCGCGTCGCGCCCGGCTGGAGGGAGGGCAGCGAGGCCGTGATCGGCAATAG